One Microvirga thermotolerans DNA window includes the following coding sequences:
- a CDS encoding site-specific integrase codes for MIFAPDDFKWSGERAPGLPIICERDGSVSEPLLRFFGWSFRYKRTAISSMRDEAYILREWWAYLEGRGCRWDEVDDQVMIDWRERMKEVNKKLGADARRSKDLLSDQRIGRKLSTVFTFYESAAQAMLLDRELVGAKGPITFRAADRGKGRGGASIPPQATAHGSVRVWRCAEPSGRKATRRPTPDDTGVASVLAYLRSSAEHPAIGDRNWLIGRTEAEAGLRRDEVARFSVLALEAGLAKEGVKVPKPENRAEAVRAGWQPQLAGLDAVANWAEGRQAVLDGLERLERRHRTNVYITVTGKGQVTREVPFPIDLVRDLLAIGIWDVRRDQLLRWSNALQPPGPAEIFLSEKTRGPLEADAVGNLLKHAFNKCGIQGSGHRLRAYFATKLAERLWAEAFADNGFRWDQRVENFVLDRVAEALGHAKPTTTCRHYLDLGRMAYFKTGSKSALRAMRHVVNAMAAHHRRIPPEFYANVAELVERRGAGVPIDALLKAILEDPDYAVPSTTTSGSPAPFSFGDAPFLHIVPAKE; via the coding sequence ATGATCTTCGCCCCGGACGACTTCAAGTGGTCTGGGGAGCGAGCTCCGGGCCTCCCGATCATCTGCGAGCGCGACGGATCCGTGAGCGAGCCGCTCCTGCGCTTTTTCGGATGGTCATTCCGCTACAAGCGTACCGCGATCTCGTCCATGCGGGACGAGGCATACATCCTGCGGGAGTGGTGGGCGTATCTTGAAGGCCGGGGATGCCGCTGGGACGAAGTGGACGACCAGGTCATGATCGACTGGCGCGAGCGGATGAAGGAGGTGAACAAGAAGCTCGGGGCAGATGCTCGCCGTAGCAAGGATCTCTTGTCCGACCAGCGCATCGGCCGCAAACTCTCGACCGTGTTCACGTTCTACGAGAGCGCGGCCCAGGCGATGTTGCTGGACAGGGAACTGGTCGGCGCCAAAGGGCCTATCACTTTCCGGGCTGCGGACAGGGGCAAGGGCCGCGGCGGTGCTAGCATCCCGCCCCAAGCCACCGCACACGGCAGCGTCCGGGTGTGGCGCTGCGCGGAACCCTCAGGACGAAAAGCCACGAGACGGCCTACTCCCGACGACACGGGGGTGGCGTCTGTGTTGGCGTATCTGCGGAGTTCTGCCGAGCACCCGGCTATCGGCGACCGGAACTGGCTCATCGGACGTACGGAGGCCGAGGCCGGTCTCAGGCGCGATGAGGTGGCGAGATTTTCGGTGTTGGCATTGGAGGCTGGGCTGGCGAAGGAGGGGGTCAAGGTTCCAAAGCCCGAGAATAGGGCAGAGGCTGTCCGCGCGGGTTGGCAGCCACAACTCGCAGGCCTTGATGCGGTCGCGAACTGGGCCGAGGGCCGGCAGGCAGTTCTGGACGGGCTCGAGCGGTTGGAGCGACGCCACCGCACGAACGTTTACATCACGGTGACGGGAAAGGGGCAGGTCACGCGGGAGGTGCCATTCCCAATCGACCTTGTCCGGGATCTCCTCGCGATCGGTATCTGGGATGTCCGGAGGGACCAGCTTCTGCGGTGGAGCAATGCCTTGCAGCCGCCGGGCCCGGCGGAGATCTTCCTGTCCGAGAAAACAAGAGGCCCTCTGGAAGCCGACGCGGTCGGCAACCTCCTTAAGCATGCTTTCAACAAGTGTGGGATCCAGGGGAGCGGCCATCGGCTCCGCGCGTACTTTGCCACGAAGCTCGCCGAGCGCCTGTGGGCCGAGGCCTTCGCCGACAACGGGTTCCGTTGGGACCAGCGCGTTGAGAACTTCGTGCTCGACAGGGTGGCCGAGGCCCTCGGGCATGCCAAACCGACCACGACGTGCCGCCACTATCTCGATCTCGGCCGGATGGCATACTTCAAGACCGGATCCAAGTCCGCGCTCCGGGCCATGCGGCATGTCGTGAACGCGATGGCTGCGCACCACCGCCGGATACCGCCGGAGTTCTACGCCAACGTCGCCGAGCTGGTCGAGCGCCGGGGTGCCGGTGTGCCCATCGATGCCTTGCTCAAGGCCATCCTGGAGGATCCGGACTACGCGGTCCCCTCTACAACCACAAGCGGTAGCCCTGCTCCGTTCAGCTTCGGTGACGCTCCCTTCCTTCACATTGTCCCGGCAAAGGAGTAA